Proteins encoded together in one uncultured Desulfosarcina sp. window:
- a CDS encoding DUF882 domain-containing protein, producing the protein MNGNAPFLTNRRTFLKMSASAALTLLPCSAMAVQAPEHQILSFYNIHTGESLSTCYRSHGKLIHRAVGRISNVMRDHRTGEIKPVDPNLLDLLHRIVTKIRTTEPISIISGYRSPETNAALRKISRGVAKNSLHMKGRAIDIRIPGFRTEDIRELAIGLHSGGVGYYPSSDFVHLDTGPVKVW; encoded by the coding sequence ATGAATGGCAACGCCCCTTTTCTTACCAACCGGCGAACCTTTCTTAAGATGAGCGCCTCTGCTGCATTGACCCTTCTTCCCTGTTCTGCAATGGCGGTTCAAGCTCCCGAGCATCAAATCCTCTCTTTCTACAACATTCATACGGGAGAATCGCTTTCCACCTGCTACCGCTCCCATGGGAAGCTGATTCACCGTGCGGTCGGTCGAATCAGCAACGTCATGCGGGACCACCGCACCGGTGAAATCAAGCCGGTGGATCCCAACCTGCTGGATCTGCTTCACCGCATTGTCACGAAAATCAGGACCACTGAACCGATCAGCATCATATCAGGATATCGTTCTCCGGAAACCAATGCGGCACTGAGAAAAATCTCCAGAGGCGTTGCGAAAAACAGCCTGCATATGAAGGGACGCGCCATTGACATCCGAATCCCGGGGTTCCGGACGGAAGATATCCGGGAGCTTGCCATTGGCCTGCATTCGGGCGGAGTGGGGTATTACCCCTCCTCCGATTTCGTGCACTTGGATACAGGTCCGGTAAAAGTCTGGTAG
- a CDS encoding electron transfer flavoprotein subunit beta/FixA family protein, translating to MHIVVCIKSVVVEAPKGKIVRTPDKCALNPFDRPVLEIAMQLKAAKGGSVTVLSMGPPSAEASLREAMAAGADRAVLLCDPALAGADTLATATALCAGIGSLAPFDLVLFGARTSDSDTGQVGPQTAVLLDLPMVSGARTIEVKAKTLTVSRDLDGILETYTLDMPAALTVHPSAALPRDPELGKIVEAFDEKTVESVTIDQLGLEPNQVGDAGSPTRVLSMKTVIRKRTCQWIEGTSDAQADALVKKLLEAGKIG from the coding sequence TTGCACATCGTTGTCTGCATCAAATCCGTGGTTGTCGAGGCCCCGAAGGGGAAGATCGTCCGAACGCCCGACAAGTGCGCCCTCAACCCCTTCGACCGGCCGGTTCTGGAAATCGCCATGCAGCTGAAGGCCGCCAAAGGCGGATCGGTTACCGTCCTTTCCATGGGGCCGCCCAGCGCCGAAGCCAGCCTGCGGGAAGCCATGGCCGCAGGCGCGGACCGGGCCGTTCTGCTCTGCGACCCGGCGTTGGCCGGCGCGGACACCCTGGCCACGGCGACCGCCCTGTGTGCCGGGATCGGCAGCCTGGCACCCTTCGATCTGGTGCTATTCGGAGCCCGCACCTCGGACAGCGACACCGGCCAGGTCGGCCCCCAGACAGCCGTGCTGTTGGACCTTCCCATGGTTTCCGGAGCCAGGACGATCGAGGTAAAGGCCAAGACCCTGACCGTCTCTCGCGATCTGGACGGCATCCTGGAAACCTACACGCTGGATATGCCCGCAGCGCTCACCGTTCATCCCTCGGCAGCCCTGCCGAGGGATCCGGAACTGGGCAAAATTGTCGAGGCCTTTGACGAGAAAACCGTCGAATCCGTTACCATCGATCAATTGGGCCTGGAGCCGAACCAGGTGGGCGATGCCGGTTCGCCCACACGGGTGCTGTCCATGAAGACCGTCATCCGGAAGCGAACCTGCCAATGGATCGAAGGGACTTCGGACGCCCAAGCCGATGCGCTGGTCAAAAAGCTGCTGGAGGCGGGAAAAATCGGCTGA
- a CDS encoding cold shock domain-containing protein: protein MANGVVKWFSDKKGFGFIEQEDGQGDIFVHFSSIKAEGFKTLSEGDRVTFDVEQTDRGPAAANVVRV from the coding sequence ATGGCAAACGGTGTAGTAAAATGGTTCAGTGACAAGAAAGGGTTTGGTTTCATCGAACAGGAAGACGGTCAGGGCGATATTTTCGTCCATTTCTCTTCCATTAAAGCGGAGGGTTTCAAAACCCTCTCGGAGGGAGACCGGGTGACCTTCGATGTGGAACAGACCGACCGTGGCCCGGCTGCTGCCAATGTTGTAAGAGTGTAG
- the gdhA gene encoding NADP-specific glutamate dehydrogenase yields MSDILQLVKERDPGEREFHQAVMEVMASIQPVMDRNPEYRAAKILERLVEPERVILFRVPWVDDQGEIQVNRGYRIEMNSAIGPYKGGLRFHPSVNLGILKFLAFEQVFKNALTTLPMGGGKGGSDFNPKGKSDMEVMRFCQSFMAELFRHIGPDTDVPAGDIGVGAREIGYLFGMYKKLKNEFTGVLTGKSLGWGGSLIRPEATGYGSVYFAAEMLATRSETLEGKTCLVSGSGNVAQYTLEKLLDLGAKPVTCSDSSGYVYDAAGIDRDKLAFLMNLKNVRRGRVKEYTDKYPDAVYTEADPEADVNPLWNHKADCAFPSATQNEINAKDAQNLVDNGVAVVCEGANMPTVPEGIDIFIENKMLYGPGKAANAGGVSVSGLEMTQNSMRLAWTREEVDNRLQMIMKSIHKTCLDAAEQYGTPGNYMNGANIAGFVKVVEAMLDQGVV; encoded by the coding sequence ATGTCTGACATTTTACAGTTGGTAAAAGAGAGAGATCCCGGTGAACGTGAGTTTCATCAGGCGGTCATGGAGGTGATGGCTTCGATCCAGCCGGTGATGGACCGCAATCCCGAGTATCGGGCGGCCAAGATTCTGGAGCGGCTGGTGGAACCCGAGCGGGTGATCCTCTTCCGGGTGCCCTGGGTGGACGACCAGGGCGAAATCCAGGTCAACCGGGGCTACCGCATCGAAATGAACAGCGCCATCGGTCCTTACAAAGGCGGGCTGCGCTTTCATCCCTCGGTGAACCTGGGGATTCTCAAGTTTCTGGCTTTCGAGCAGGTCTTTAAAAACGCCCTGACGACCCTGCCCATGGGCGGCGGCAAGGGGGGCTCGGATTTCAACCCCAAGGGCAAGAGCGACATGGAAGTGATGCGCTTTTGCCAGAGCTTCATGGCCGAACTGTTCCGCCATATCGGACCGGATACGGACGTGCCGGCCGGCGACATCGGCGTGGGGGCCCGGGAGATCGGCTATCTGTTCGGCATGTACAAGAAGCTGAAGAACGAGTTCACCGGGGTGCTTACGGGCAAGAGCCTGGGCTGGGGCGGCAGCCTGATCCGTCCCGAGGCCACGGGCTACGGGTCGGTCTATTTTGCCGCCGAAATGCTGGCCACCCGCAGCGAAACGCTGGAAGGCAAGACCTGTCTGGTGTCCGGCTCGGGCAACGTGGCCCAGTACACCCTGGAAAAGCTGCTGGACCTGGGGGCCAAACCGGTGACCTGTTCGGATTCTTCCGGGTACGTCTACGACGCGGCAGGCATCGACCGGGACAAGCTGGCCTTTTTGATGAACCTGAAGAACGTGCGCCGTGGCCGGGTAAAGGAATACACCGATAAATATCCGGATGCCGTCTACACCGAGGCTGATCCGGAAGCGGATGTCAACCCGCTGTGGAACCACAAGGCGGACTGCGCCTTTCCGTCGGCCACACAGAACGAGATCAACGCCAAAGACGCCCAAAATCTGGTGGACAACGGCGTGGCCGTGGTCTGCGAAGGGGCCAACATGCCCACGGTGCCCGAAGGCATCGACATCTTCATCGAGAACAAAATGCTCTACGGCCCGGGCAAGGCGGCCAATGCCGGCGGCGTTTCCGTATCGGGACTGGAGATGACCCAGAACTCCATGCGGCTGGCTTGGACCCGCGAGGAGGTGGACAACCGGCTGCAGATGATCATGAAGAGCATTCACAAGACCTGCCTGGATGCGGCCGAGCAGTACGGCACACCGGGCAACTACATGAACGGGGCCAACATCGCCGGCTTCGTCAAGGTGGTGGAAGCCATGCTCGACCAGGGGGTTGTGTGA
- a CDS encoding DUF2092 domain-containing protein, with translation MKTISVRSLRLAWFVLIAAVCFCSIPAVAATTQTDPEENTLEPAAMEALDTMSRFLRTLPAFEVQSTFYRDEVLLSGQKILVSGTSSMTVKLPDKLYTQVKVDEKQRDFAMYFDGQTLTLYGRNNQFYVSTPAPGTLKDLALKTFVEKGIEIPLQDLFLWGTDEADQDVITTAVTIAETTLDDKPCTHYAYRQADVDWQIWIQAGKQPLPLQLVITTTTESSQPQYAARLRWNLKPTLSEDLFVFTPPKGAHAIDFMPSPKHQKENAEGSQN, from the coding sequence ATGAAAACAATATCTGTACGCTCTTTACGGCTCGCATGGTTTGTGCTGATCGCAGCCGTGTGTTTTTGCTCCATACCGGCCGTCGCGGCAACCACCCAAACCGACCCGGAAGAAAACACCCTGGAACCGGCGGCCATGGAAGCCCTCGACACGATGAGCCGTTTTTTGCGCACCCTGCCCGCCTTTGAAGTCCAATCCACCTTCTACCGGGACGAAGTATTGCTCTCCGGGCAGAAAATCCTGGTCAGTGGAACCAGTTCCATGACCGTCAAGCTGCCGGACAAGCTCTATACCCAAGTCAAGGTCGATGAAAAACAGCGGGATTTTGCCATGTATTTCGATGGCCAGACCCTCACCCTGTACGGGAGAAACAATCAGTTTTATGTCTCCACCCCCGCTCCGGGAACGCTGAAGGACCTGGCCTTGAAGACTTTTGTCGAAAAAGGGATCGAAATTCCTCTTCAGGATCTGTTCCTGTGGGGCACGGATGAAGCCGACCAGGACGTCATTACCACGGCCGTAACCATCGCTGAAACCACCCTGGACGACAAGCCCTGCACCCACTATGCCTATCGGCAGGCGGACGTGGACTGGCAAATCTGGATTCAGGCGGGCAAGCAGCCGTTGCCCCTCCAGTTGGTGATCACCACCACCACGGAGTCTTCCCAGCCCCAGTATGCGGCTCGACTTCGCTGGAACCTGAAACCGACCCTTTCCGAGGACCTCTTTGTTTTCACCCCTCCGAAAGGGGCCCACGCCATCGACTTCATGCCTTCGCCCAAGCACCAGAAAGAAAACGCCGAAGGCAGCCAGAACTAA
- a CDS encoding histidinol-phosphatase, translating to MTTAPLPVSVHGGHSGQFCNHAKNALEEIVRAYIDLGYPWVGITEHMPPASEAYLYPEEKQAGLDADALLKRFAAYMTVCRRLQAKYADRIEILVGFESEYYEGSIDLAHRLIGQFSPDYVVGSVHHVKEIPFDYSPEKYREAADRCGGLDGLYAAYFDQQFEMLQALKPHVVGHLDLIRIYDPEYSVRLVKPNIWEKILRNLEGVKRLGLILDFNLRPLSRGEKEPYLSAPILKQAIDMGIDVVPGDDSHGVDTIGTHMSAAIEILQAAGAPTDWRKPVDRS from the coding sequence ATGACGACCGCCCCGTTGCCCGTATCCGTCCATGGCGGCCACAGCGGGCAGTTTTGCAACCACGCTAAAAATGCCCTTGAGGAAATCGTGCGGGCCTATATCGATCTGGGCTATCCGTGGGTGGGGATCACCGAACACATGCCCCCTGCATCGGAGGCCTATCTCTACCCCGAGGAAAAGCAGGCCGGGCTCGATGCCGACGCCCTTTTGAAGCGCTTCGCCGCGTATATGACCGTCTGCCGCCGTTTGCAGGCCAAATACGCGGACCGCATCGAAATCCTGGTGGGCTTCGAAAGCGAGTATTACGAGGGAAGCATCGACTTGGCCCACAGGTTGATCGGTCAGTTTTCTCCCGACTATGTGGTGGGTTCCGTCCATCACGTCAAGGAGATTCCTTTTGACTACAGCCCGGAAAAGTACCGGGAGGCGGCGGATCGCTGTGGTGGACTGGACGGATTGTACGCTGCCTACTTCGATCAGCAGTTCGAGATGCTCCAGGCCTTAAAACCCCATGTGGTCGGGCACCTGGATCTCATTCGCATCTACGACCCCGAATACAGCGTTCGCCTGGTCAAACCGAATATCTGGGAAAAAATTCTGAGGAATCTGGAAGGGGTCAAGCGTCTGGGACTGATTCTGGATTTCAACCTGCGCCCCCTGTCAAGGGGAGAGAAAGAGCCCTATCTGTCCGCCCCCATATTGAAGCAGGCCATCGACATGGGCATTGACGTGGTTCCGGGAGACGATTCCCATGGAGTCGATACCATCGGCACGCACATGTCCGCTGCCATTGAAATTTTGCAGGCGGCCGGTGCGCCGACAGACTGGCGCAAACCTGTAGACCGGTCCTGA
- a CDS encoding acyl-CoA dehydrogenase family protein, producing the protein MDQLLEEKHRIVRQSVRRFCERELRPIAARIDQEAHFPWEVVEKMGKLGYFGIQAPKEMGGAGLDAVSYAIIVEEISRVSAAIGLCVTVHNSVALYPILAFGNPEQIQRWVPPLAKGEKIGAFCLTEPNAGSDAGGIESTAIADGDDYVVNANKVFVTNGGVADICLIFCRTDPAAGPRGISVVAAERGSAGFVVGDLEDLCGMRANPVSSIRLTDCRIPKKNLMGKEGMGLKIGLAALDTGRMGIGAQAVGIAQAALEEAVRYARQRQQFRVPIERHQAIQTMIADMATQVDAARLMVYRAAALKERRLPFTKASAMAKLFASEAADRVTDLAVQIHGGYGYSKAYPVERYYRDARVTRIYEGTSEIHRMVIAKSVMDE; encoded by the coding sequence ATGGACCAACTGCTGGAAGAAAAACACCGCATCGTGCGGCAATCGGTGCGCCGATTTTGCGAACGGGAGCTGCGGCCCATCGCCGCCCGGATCGACCAGGAAGCCCACTTCCCCTGGGAAGTGGTCGAAAAAATGGGCAAGCTGGGCTATTTCGGGATTCAGGCCCCGAAGGAAATGGGCGGTGCGGGTCTGGATGCCGTCAGCTACGCCATTATCGTCGAGGAAATTTCGCGGGTCAGCGCCGCCATCGGTCTTTGCGTTACCGTGCACAACTCCGTGGCCCTGTACCCCATTTTGGCCTTCGGCAATCCGGAGCAGATCCAACGCTGGGTGCCGCCTTTGGCCAAAGGGGAGAAAATCGGCGCCTTCTGCCTGACCGAACCCAATGCGGGCTCCGATGCCGGCGGCATCGAATCGACGGCCATCGCCGACGGTGACGATTACGTGGTCAACGCCAACAAGGTGTTCGTGACCAATGGCGGCGTGGCCGACATCTGCCTGATTTTCTGCCGGACCGATCCAGCCGCCGGCCCTCGGGGCATCAGCGTCGTGGCGGCTGAACGCGGTTCGGCCGGTTTTGTCGTGGGGGACCTGGAAGACCTGTGCGGGATGCGGGCCAATCCGGTCAGTTCCATACGCCTTACCGACTGCCGCATCCCGAAGAAAAACCTTATGGGCAAAGAAGGCATGGGTTTGAAAATCGGCCTGGCCGCCCTGGACACGGGCCGCATGGGCATCGGCGCCCAGGCAGTGGGAATTGCCCAGGCGGCCCTGGAGGAAGCGGTCCGCTATGCCCGGCAGCGGCAGCAGTTCAGGGTCCCCATCGAACGCCATCAGGCCATCCAGACCATGATCGCCGACATGGCCACCCAGGTGGATGCCGCCAGGCTGATGGTCTATCGGGCGGCGGCCCTCAAAGAGCGGCGCCTGCCCTTTACCAAAGCATCGGCCATGGCCAAGCTGTTCGCCTCCGAGGCGGCTGACCGGGTCACGGATCTGGCCGTTCAGATCCACGGCGGCTACGGGTACAGCAAGGCCTACCCGGTGGAACGCTACTACCGCGATGCCCGTGTAACCCGTATTTATGAAGGCACTTCGGAAATCCATCGCATGGTCATTGCCAAAAGCGTGATGGACGAATAA
- a CDS encoding thioredoxin family protein yields the protein MSRENDKERIRQWGEGKTDEIVLRFATTGQPMDEQFKTFADSLAELAPCVRVKKDGDAPVTLPSLLVGSRVTYQALPHDRELEPFLAMLADAFSDRVSAEVRQRLAQLTLPALVKVYVTSFCPHCPNVVALLLGLAAVSDQVRVTVIDGELFPDAAVKDKVSAAPTVILDDQFRWTGSVDAAELVTLMLDRDPASLGPDALRSMIEDGNAEGVARMMSRRGRIFDAFIDLLAHQRWSVRLGAMVAFESLVEADAELAEGIVQPLTALFEKVDDMVKGDLLHVLGESGSRAALPFLEGVAAGDHDEEVQEAAREAVEKLQEDA from the coding sequence ATGAGCCGAGAAAACGATAAAGAGAGAATCCGGCAATGGGGAGAGGGCAAGACCGATGAGATTGTCCTCCGTTTTGCCACCACCGGCCAACCGATGGATGAGCAATTTAAGACGTTCGCCGATTCGCTGGCCGAACTGGCTCCTTGCGTGCGGGTAAAAAAAGACGGCGATGCGCCAGTTACGTTGCCCAGCCTGCTGGTCGGCAGCCGGGTGACCTATCAGGCCCTGCCCCATGATCGGGAACTGGAGCCTTTTCTGGCGATGCTGGCCGATGCCTTTTCGGACCGCGTTTCCGCGGAAGTGCGCCAGCGGCTGGCGCAGCTGACCTTGCCGGCACTGGTCAAGGTTTACGTTACGTCATTTTGCCCGCATTGTCCGAATGTCGTAGCGCTTCTACTGGGGTTGGCGGCCGTGAGCGATCAGGTACGGGTGACGGTCATCGACGGAGAACTGTTTCCCGATGCCGCCGTGAAAGACAAGGTCAGCGCCGCACCCACGGTGATTCTGGACGACCAGTTCCGCTGGACCGGCAGCGTGGATGCCGCCGAACTGGTAACCCTGATGCTGGACCGTGATCCGGCCAGTCTGGGCCCCGACGCGCTGCGGAGCATGATTGAAGATGGCAACGCCGAGGGTGTGGCCCGCATGATGAGCCGGCGCGGCAGGATTTTCGATGCTTTTATCGATCTTCTGGCCCATCAACGCTGGTCCGTGCGCCTGGGGGCCATGGTGGCCTTCGAATCTCTGGTCGAAGCGGACGCCGAACTGGCCGAAGGAATCGTCCAGCCGTTGACTGCTCTTTTCGAGAAGGTGGACGACATGGTCAAAGGCGACCTGCTGCACGTTCTGGGCGAGTCGGGCAGCCGGGCGGCCCTGCCGTTTTTAGAGGGCGTGGCTGCCGGAGACCATGACGAGGAAGTTCAAGAAGCCGCCCGCGAGGCCGTTGAGAAATTGCAAGAGGACGCATAA
- a CDS encoding FAD-binding protein: protein MEPAVSGQIWVFGDLRSRQLLDASLNVLTKAADLAAKTGDHVALFMLTPGEKSLAAIAEDDACALEGPVDEKAFAWGADAVYYFENERFATPTPHLFADALNPIFKQRRPRLVAFPLTDFGRELAARTAAAARAGLIADCVELLPGKDGSVVGLCPAWGGEIMSEITFAPGYGMGFATVHSHGAGIEKEATGSGQVIHEAVEDLPEQKAIRLLSSQWSPPTGADLESADTVVVGGAGLGSMENFGLVRQLAAALSGQVGATRPPVLNHWVAEDRLIGQTGKTVRPDLLISVGTSGAAQYTAGITEAKTVVAINRDSAAPIFQLADIGVAADAPTFLPLLISRVRQAVMRRLADDRCADEADSLGKSGFGAKLKALREAQGWSQEQLAEATGQTPDFVAGVENGEFSPPVAFILRLANAYGVDPGTFLRDEEKTQILDQRTRAYVKRTRNYSYQTLTSGAENDHLRAFMVTIEPHHDHKPVAYKHEGEEFIFVMEGDLEFTLGSKVHILKPGESIHFHSNIPHKLKSLSAEVTRCLVILYTL from the coding sequence GTGGAGCCAGCGGTATCCGGTCAAATCTGGGTATTTGGCGACCTGCGCAGCCGCCAGTTGCTGGACGCCAGCCTCAACGTCCTGACCAAGGCCGCCGACCTGGCCGCAAAGACCGGGGACCATGTGGCCCTGTTCATGCTGACGCCCGGAGAAAAAAGCCTGGCGGCCATTGCGGAAGACGACGCCTGCGCCCTTGAAGGTCCCGTGGATGAAAAGGCCTTTGCCTGGGGGGCCGATGCGGTTTACTACTTCGAGAATGAACGCTTTGCCACTCCTACGCCCCATCTTTTCGCCGATGCCCTGAATCCCATCTTCAAGCAGCGCCGCCCGCGGCTGGTGGCATTTCCCCTTACCGACTTCGGACGCGAACTGGCGGCCCGAACCGCTGCCGCCGCCCGCGCCGGGCTGATCGCCGACTGCGTGGAACTCCTGCCGGGAAAAGACGGCTCCGTGGTGGGCCTCTGCCCGGCCTGGGGAGGAGAAATCATGTCCGAAATCACCTTTGCGCCCGGCTACGGGATGGGGTTTGCCACCGTCCATTCCCATGGGGCAGGCATTGAGAAAGAAGCCACCGGCAGCGGACAAGTGATCCACGAAGCCGTCGAAGATCTCCCGGAACAAAAAGCCATCCGGTTGCTTTCTTCGCAATGGTCGCCTCCCACCGGAGCGGATCTGGAAAGCGCCGACACCGTGGTTGTCGGTGGCGCCGGATTGGGCAGCATGGAGAATTTCGGACTGGTCCGGCAGTTGGCTGCCGCACTATCCGGGCAGGTGGGGGCGACCCGGCCGCCGGTGCTCAACCACTGGGTTGCCGAAGACCGGCTCATCGGTCAGACCGGCAAGACCGTGCGTCCCGATCTGCTAATTTCCGTGGGCACCTCGGGAGCCGCACAATATACCGCGGGCATCACGGAGGCCAAGACCGTCGTTGCCATCAACCGTGATTCGGCCGCCCCCATCTTCCAATTGGCGGACATCGGCGTGGCCGCCGATGCGCCCACGTTCCTGCCGCTGCTGATCTCGCGGGTGCGGCAGGCGGTCATGCGCCGGTTGGCCGATGACAGGTGCGCGGATGAAGCCGATTCCTTAGGCAAAAGCGGATTCGGCGCAAAACTGAAGGCCCTGCGCGAGGCTCAAGGCTGGTCGCAGGAACAGTTGGCCGAAGCCACCGGCCAGACGCCGGACTTCGTCGCCGGTGTCGAAAATGGTGAGTTCTCCCCGCCGGTGGCGTTTATCCTGCGGCTGGCCAATGCCTATGGCGTCGATCCGGGAACCTTCCTGCGCGATGAGGAAAAAACGCAGATCCTCGATCAGCGCACCCGCGCTTATGTCAAACGGACCCGCAATTATTCCTACCAGACACTGACCTCCGGTGCCGAAAACGACCACCTGCGCGCCTTCATGGTCACCATTGAGCCGCACCACGATCACAAACCGGTGGCCTATAAACACGAGGGGGAAGAGTTCATTTTCGTTATGGAAGGGGATCTGGAATTCACCCTGGGCAGCAAAGTGCATATTTTAAAGCCGGGCGAGTCCATTCATTTTCATTCCAATATCCCTCACAAGCTCAAAAGTCTGTCCGCCGAAGTGACCCGATGCCTGGTGATCCTCTATACACTGTAG
- a CDS encoding NUDIX hydrolase, with product MKPELVSSGRYPAKPCPAVGAVVFKDDAVLLVKRGKEPAQGMWAIPGGSVRLGETLQSAAEREILEETGVTIRAGEPVLVFDTIQRDESGDVRFHYVIVDLAAEYIAGYPKAADDAADARWVRADELDRLDVNPATVKLLAERFGFRAPNWK from the coding sequence ATGAAACCGGAATTGGTTTCAAGCGGTCGATATCCCGCAAAGCCTTGCCCGGCGGTGGGGGCGGTGGTTTTTAAAGATGACGCCGTCCTGCTGGTCAAACGAGGCAAAGAACCGGCGCAAGGGATGTGGGCCATTCCCGGCGGAAGCGTGCGCCTGGGAGAGACGCTGCAGTCGGCGGCCGAACGGGAAATTCTTGAAGAGACCGGGGTAACGATCCGGGCCGGGGAACCGGTTCTGGTTTTCGACACCATTCAACGCGACGAAAGCGGGGATGTCCGGTTCCATTACGTCATCGTGGATCTGGCGGCAGAATACATCGCAGGATATCCCAAGGCGGCCGACGATGCGGCCGATGCCCGCTGGGTCCGGGCGGATGAATTGGATCGATTGGATGTAAATCCGGCTACGGTCAAGCTGCTTGCAGAACGGTTCGGATTCCGGGCGCCGAATTGGAAATAG
- a CDS encoding nicotinate-nucleotide adenylyltransferase — translation MNGPTPPYETGVIHGRFQVLHNDHLRYLLAGKEKCRRLVVGITNPDPFTTKKEETNPERSDPLANPLTYHERYTMVRKALIEAGVDDRDLDIVPFPINMPERYRFYVPMNAVFFLSIYDDWGRRKHRYFSSMGLNTHVLWEVPPEEKGISATDIRRSIIDGRPWQHLVPACVTPLLERWNLRERLRNI, via the coding sequence ATGAACGGACCCACTCCGCCGTATGAAACCGGCGTTATCCACGGTCGCTTCCAGGTATTGCACAACGACCATCTCCGGTATCTGCTGGCCGGAAAAGAGAAATGCCGCCGCCTGGTGGTGGGCATCACCAATCCGGACCCTTTCACCACCAAAAAGGAAGAGACGAATCCCGAACGAAGCGACCCGCTGGCCAATCCGCTGACCTATCATGAACGCTATACCATGGTCAGGAAGGCGCTCATCGAGGCAGGGGTGGACGACCGTGACCTGGATATCGTCCCCTTCCCCATCAACATGCCCGAACGCTACCGATTCTATGTCCCCATGAATGCCGTCTTCTTCCTCTCCATTTACGACGACTGGGGCCGACGCAAGCATCGCTATTTTTCATCTATGGGATTGAACACGCATGTCCTGTGGGAAGTCCCGCCGGAAGAAAAGGGAATCAGCGCAACCGATATCCGCCGGTCGATCATCGATGGTCGGCCCTGGCAGCATCTGGTTCCCGCCTGCGTAACGCCGCTGCTGGAAAGATGGAATCTGCGCGAACGCCTCAGAAATATTTGA